The Betaproteobacteria bacterium genomic sequence AACTCATCATGGGGCGCGACTGATGACGAAGCGATGGTACGTGGTGCATGCCTATTCCGGTTTCGAGAAGAGCGTGCAGCGAGCCCTCCTCGATCGCATCCAGCGTGCCGGGATGCAGGAGCAGTTCGGCCAGATCCTGGTCCCCGTGGAAGAGGTCGTCGAGATGAAGGGCGGCCAGAAGTCGATCAGCGAGCGCAAGTTCTTTCCGGGCTACGTGCTGGTCGAGATGGAGATGACGGATGACAGCTGGCATCTCGTCAAGAACACGCCCAAGGTGACCGGCTTCGTCGGCGGCACCGCAACGAAGCCGACGCCGATCTCCTCGAAGGAGGTGCAGAACATCCTGAACCAGATTCAGGAGGGGGTCGAGAAGCCCAAGCCGAAGGTGCTGTTCGAGGTGGGCGAAGTGGTGCGTGTCAAGGAAGGCCCGTTCACCGATTTCCACGGGTCGGTCGAGGACGTGAACTACGACAAGAGCAAGATCCGGGTGTCGGTGACCATCTTCGGACGCTCGACCCCGGTCGAGCTGGATTTCGGTCAGGTGGAGAAGGCCTGACCGAGCGGGCAGCGGCAACGCTGCAGATGAGGCGGGGAGGATGCTGCGCGCATCCGCTGGCACCCGCGATAGGAGCGTAGAGCGTGGCAAAGAAAATCGTCGGCCTGATCAAGCTTCAGGTGCCGGCGGGCAAGGCGAACCCGAGCCCACCGATCGGTCCCGCGCTGGGTCAGCGCGGTCTCAACATCATGGAGTTCTGCAAGGCTTTCAATGCGCAGACCCAGGGCATGGAAGTCGGCCTCCCGGTGCCGGTGGTGATCACGGCCTACCAGGACAAGAGCTTCACCTTCGTGATGAAGACACCGCCCGCGTCGGTGCTCATCAAGAAGGCAGCGAAGATCGACAAGGGCAGCCCGAAGCCGCACCTGGACAAGGTCGGCAAGCTCACGCGCGCGCAGGTCGAGGAAATCGCGCGCACCAAGACGCCTGACCTGACCGCCGCCGATCTCGATGCCGCCGTGCGCACCATCGCCGGCAGCGCCCGCAGCATGGGCGTCGAAGTGGAGGGCGTCTGACATGGCGCACGATTCCAAGCGTTACAAGCTGCTGCGCGGCACGGTCGACCGCGCGAAGTCCTACCCGCTGGCCGAGGCCCTCGATCTCGTCAAGCGCAACGCGACCGCCAAGTTCGATGAGTCGATCGATGTCGCCGTGAATCTGGGCGTGGACGCGAAGAAATCCGATCAGCAGGTGCGTGGTTCCGTGGTGCTGCCGAAGGGCACCGGCAAGAGCAAGCGGGTGGCCGTGTTCGCGCAGGGCGACAAGGCCAAGGATGCGCTCGCTGCGGGGGCTGACGTTGTCGGTTTCGAGGATCTCGCCGACAAGGTGAAGGGCGGTTTCATGGAATTCGACGTCGTCATCGCCTCCCCGGATGCGATGCGGGTCGTCGGCGCGCTCGGGCAGATCCTGGGTCCGCGGGGCCTCATGCCCAACC encodes the following:
- the nusG gene encoding transcription termination/antitermination protein NusG, which codes for MTKRWYVVHAYSGFEKSVQRALLDRIQRAGMQEQFGQILVPVEEVVEMKGGQKSISERKFFPGYVLVEMEMTDDSWHLVKNTPKVTGFVGGTATKPTPISSKEVQNILNQIQEGVEKPKPKVLFEVGEVVRVKEGPFTDFHGSVEDVNYDKSKIRVSVTIFGRSTPVELDFGQVEKA
- the rplK gene encoding 50S ribosomal protein L11 yields the protein MAKKIVGLIKLQVPAGKANPSPPIGPALGQRGLNIMEFCKAFNAQTQGMEVGLPVPVVITAYQDKSFTFVMKTPPASVLIKKAAKIDKGSPKPHLDKVGKLTRAQVEEIARTKTPDLTAADLDAAVRTIAGSARSMGVEVEGV
- the rplA gene encoding 50S ribosomal protein L1: MAHDSKRYKLLRGTVDRAKSYPLAEALDLVKRNATAKFDESIDVAVNLGVDAKKSDQQVRGSVVLPKGTGKSKRVAVFAQGDKAKDALAAGADVVGFEDLADKVKGGFMEFDVVIASPDAMRVVGALGQILGPRGLMPNPKVGTVTQDVAQAVKNAKAGQVQYRTDKGGIIHCSIGRASFPVESLRENLVALVDALNKAKPASSKGVYVRKISVASTMGAGVRVDQATLAA